The Anaerolineales bacterium genome window below encodes:
- the dprA gene encoding DNA-processing protein DprA has product MGDARYYIGFSYARGIGSVRLRMLLAAFGDMQSAWTASEAALASAGLGPSLVQSILEARARIDLDEEMARLEARGLRAVTWEDVDYPRRLAEIDAPPPVLYLRGGLREQDDLAVAVVGTRRPSAYGQQVTRDVVSALVAGGVTVVSGLARGIDGIAHETALQSGGRTIAVLGSGMDCIYPPEHRRLAEAVAERGALLTEYPLGRSPEPANFPARNRLISGLSLAVVVAEAGSSSGALITAGFAAEQGREVFAAPGNIYSRTSGGANRLIASGARLLLSPTDVLEALNLELIVTETGGEPAPASEGERRVLKALSGEPTHVDEISRSCELPASVVASCLTLLELRGRVRSLGGMRYVLARESHMDYRVE; this is encoded by the coding sequence ATGGGGGACGCACGCTACTATATCGGTTTCAGCTATGCCAGGGGAATCGGCTCCGTCCGGCTGCGCATGCTGCTGGCAGCCTTTGGCGACATGCAGTCGGCCTGGACGGCCAGCGAAGCCGCACTGGCCTCAGCGGGGCTCGGCCCGTCTCTGGTGCAGTCGATCCTCGAGGCGCGTGCCCGGATAGACCTCGATGAGGAGATGGCTCGGTTGGAAGCGCGAGGCCTGCGGGCGGTCACCTGGGAGGACGTCGACTATCCGCGACGGTTGGCTGAGATCGATGCGCCACCTCCTGTGCTGTACTTGCGAGGCGGGCTGCGCGAGCAGGATGATCTGGCCGTGGCCGTCGTGGGAACGCGCCGGCCGAGCGCCTATGGGCAGCAGGTGACACGGGATGTGGTGTCAGCGCTTGTCGCCGGGGGAGTGACAGTGGTTTCGGGGCTGGCTCGGGGCATCGATGGGATCGCCCATGAGACCGCTTTGCAGAGTGGAGGTCGGACGATTGCTGTGCTGGGATCCGGTATGGACTGCATCTACCCACCGGAGCATCGACGCCTGGCGGAAGCCGTCGCCGAACGCGGGGCGCTCCTCACCGAGTACCCGCTGGGGCGATCCCCAGAACCCGCCAACTTCCCTGCAAGGAACCGGCTGATCTCGGGATTGAGCCTGGCTGTGGTCGTGGCGGAGGCGGGAAGTAGCAGCGGGGCGCTGATCACCGCCGGTTTCGCGGCGGAGCAAGGGCGGGAGGTCTTCGCGGCACCCGGCAACATCTACAGTCGGACCAGCGGCGGAGCGAATCGCCTGATCGCCAGCGGCGCCCGTCTGCTGCTCTCGCCGACCGATGTCCTGGAAGCGTTGAACCTGGAGTTGATCGTCACCGAGACAGGGGGTGAGCCGGCGCCTGCCTCGGAGGGAGAACGCAGGGTCCTGAAAGCGTTGTCCGGTGAGCCGACGCATGTCGATGAGATCAGCCGGTCGTGCGAACTGCCGGCGAGTGTTGTCGCCTCCTGCCTGACCCTGCTTGAGCTGCGGGGCAGGGTGCGTTCGCTGGGCGGGATGCGCTACGTTCTGGCCCGCGAATCACACATGGATTATCGGGTGGAGTGA
- the lspA gene encoding signal peptidase II: MARLKSDLVLIGGAGLVVALDQWSKYLVRSSLAYGEVWVPWDWLGPYARIVHWNNTGAAFGIFPAAGSVIAVVSVLVVVAILYYFPQVPPEQRLVRVALVLQFGGAIGNLVDRISQGTVTDFASVGSFPVFNVADACISIGVALLVAALWVEERKRKALPPEALPAGIPLPQEDDTPG, encoded by the coding sequence TTGGCGCGCTTGAAGAGTGACCTGGTCCTGATCGGCGGGGCCGGATTGGTCGTCGCCCTGGACCAATGGTCCAAGTACCTTGTCCGATCGTCGCTGGCGTATGGGGAGGTCTGGGTTCCGTGGGACTGGCTGGGGCCGTACGCGCGGATTGTGCACTGGAACAACACGGGAGCCGCCTTCGGGATCTTCCCCGCGGCTGGCAGCGTGATCGCCGTGGTTTCGGTGTTGGTGGTCGTGGCGATCCTGTACTACTTCCCACAGGTGCCGCCGGAACAACGCTTGGTTCGCGTTGCGTTGGTGCTTCAATTTGGGGGCGCTATCGGCAATCTCGTCGACAGGATCTCGCAGGGGACCGTCACCGACTTCGCCTCGGTTGGGTCCTTTCCGGTGTTCAATGTCGCCGATGCCTGCATCAGCATCGGGGTCGCCCTGCTCGTTGCTGCACTGTGGGTGGAGGAGCGCAAGCGGAAGGCCTTACCCCCAGAGGCGCTTCCCGCAGGAATACCCTTGCCTCAAGAAGATGACACCCCTGGATGA
- a CDS encoding RluA family pseudouridine synthase, with amino-acid sequence MTPLDEGPPALEGFATPGRLDSCLNRQWPEVSRSRWQQLIREGTVTVDGRIVDKPGLRLVGGERISAVIPPARPAMLEPSQIPLHIVFEDDNILIADKAAGVVVHPSAGHEADTLVQAVLNHVPDLVGVGGERRPGVVHRLDKDTSGLVVFAKNDRAMADLQRQFKSQAVTKTYLALIHGNPPTEEGLVDAAIGRDPRERKRMAVVAEHKGRSSLTRFHVLRRLGEYALLAVTPQTGRTHQIRVHLAYLGMPVAGDRVYGSRHQPDWLRRQMLHAWRLGIRLPGASELSVFEAALPADFREALELLQTGIIADLALESQEGSG; translated from the coding sequence ATGACACCCCTGGATGAAGGGCCTCCGGCGCTGGAGGGGTTCGCCACGCCAGGCCGATTGGATTCGTGCCTCAATCGCCAGTGGCCGGAGGTTTCTCGCTCGCGCTGGCAGCAATTGATCCGCGAAGGAACTGTCACCGTAGACGGGCGCATCGTCGACAAGCCCGGGCTGCGGCTTGTCGGCGGCGAACGGATCTCGGCTGTGATTCCCCCGGCGCGCCCGGCAATGCTCGAGCCCAGTCAGATTCCCCTGCACATTGTGTTCGAAGATGACAATATCTTGATCGCCGACAAGGCGGCGGGAGTCGTGGTGCACCCTTCGGCCGGCCACGAAGCCGATACCCTCGTTCAAGCCGTGTTGAATCACGTCCCCGATCTCGTCGGCGTGGGAGGCGAGCGTCGGCCGGGGGTTGTCCATCGGCTGGACAAAGACACCTCGGGTCTGGTGGTGTTCGCCAAGAACGACAGAGCGATGGCGGACTTGCAGCGGCAGTTCAAGTCCCAGGCCGTCACGAAAACCTACTTGGCCCTGATTCACGGGAATCCGCCGACTGAAGAAGGCCTGGTGGATGCTGCCATCGGCAGGGATCCCAGGGAGCGCAAAAGGATGGCGGTTGTGGCTGAACACAAGGGACGGTCATCCCTGACGCGCTTCCATGTGCTGCGCAGACTCGGTGAATATGCGCTGCTTGCCGTCACACCGCAGACCGGCCGCACGCACCAAATTCGGGTCCATCTCGCCTACCTCGGGATGCCTGTCGCCGGGGATCGCGTATATGGCTCACGCCATCAGCCGGACTGGCTTCGACGACAGATGCTTCATGCTTGGCGTCTGGGGATTCGATTGCCCGGAGCCTCGGAGCTGAGTGTGTTCGAGGCCGCCCTCCCGGCGGACTTCCGGGAAGCGCTCGAGCTGCTTCAGACCGGCATCATCGCAGACCTTGCGCTCGAAAGCCAGGAGGGGTCAGGATGA
- the ltaE gene encoding low-specificity L-threonine aldolase has product MMIDLRSDTVTQPTPEMRRAMAEAEVGDDVYGEDPTVARLEAMAAERMGMEAAVFVPSGTMANLAAVLTHCQRGDEMILGDLAHTYLYEAGGAAALGGVHPRALTTAADGTLDLQAIEDAIRPDDVHFPTTRLVCLENTHNRCGGAVLGVDYIRGVGDLVQRHGLRLHIDGARIFNAASALGVPASRLVGMADSVAFCLSKGLCAPVGSLLCGTALFIGRARKARKQLGGGMRQAGILAAAGIVALDSMVGRLAEDHQRARRLAQGLAQIPGVEVETPEPASNMVYFRLAQTAVVDAAGLQDQLRSRGVLIHPVGPRRVRLVLHYGIDDGSVEAALEALGVVLGG; this is encoded by the coding sequence ATGATGATCGACTTGCGCTCAGACACCGTCACCCAGCCGACGCCGGAAATGCGGCGGGCGATGGCCGAAGCCGAGGTCGGGGACGATGTCTACGGGGAGGACCCCACCGTCGCCCGCCTGGAAGCGATGGCGGCGGAGCGCATGGGCATGGAGGCGGCCGTGTTCGTGCCGTCGGGGACGATGGCCAACCTGGCCGCAGTCCTGACACACTGCCAGCGAGGCGACGAGATGATCCTGGGGGACCTGGCCCACACCTATCTGTACGAGGCCGGGGGCGCGGCCGCGCTTGGCGGAGTTCACCCGCGGGCGCTCACGACGGCTGCCGATGGCACGCTCGACCTTCAGGCGATCGAGGACGCGATCCGCCCGGACGACGTCCATTTCCCCACCACACGCCTGGTCTGTTTGGAAAACACCCACAACCGCTGCGGCGGCGCCGTTCTGGGTGTCGACTACATCCGAGGCGTTGGCGACCTGGTGCAGCGGCATGGATTGCGCCTCCACATCGACGGCGCCCGCATCTTCAACGCCGCCTCTGCCCTCGGCGTGCCGGCCAGCAGGCTGGTTGGCATGGCGGACAGCGTTGCCTTCTGTCTTTCTAAGGGGCTGTGCGCGCCGGTCGGTTCGCTGCTGTGTGGAACCGCGCTCTTCATCGGGCGTGCCCGCAAGGCCCGCAAGCAGCTCGGTGGCGGCATGCGCCAGGCCGGCATTCTGGCCGCGGCCGGGATCGTTGCCCTCGACAGCATGGTCGGGCGGCTGGCAGAGGACCACCAACGAGCGCGCAGACTGGCACAGGGGTTGGCTCAGATCCCCGGGGTCGAGGTCGAAACGCCGGAGCCGGCCTCCAACATGGTCTACTTCCGGCTGGCGCAGACCGCGGTCGTGGACGCCGCCGGCCTGCAAGACCAGCTGCGCTCTCGGGGCGTGTTGATTCACCCCGTCGGTCCGCGACGGGTGAGGCTGGTGCTGCACTACGGGATCGACGATGGGAGTGTGGAGGCCGCCCTCGAGGCCCTGGGTGTCGTCTTGGGCGGATAG